A genomic segment from Propionibacteriaceae bacterium ZF39 encodes:
- a CDS encoding prealbumin-like fold domain-containing protein, with translation MDGPYTTTNKGVWNITSLANEDLTYNTIPLADNVACIPVVANQKWVVQKSAPATYNADGTPATWAPAGTTGAKVQVGADGTATIYYKVTVTNQGDYATKHPAFPDTMTLPGGFTVASVNVFGPNSLTTPLPGVIVNTSTGPPATASFNFPPGTTDLVPPNGSVDYYVVLKASSGTLTAAQWAKAGTCDTADAGNASAGGFFNQVSITGDSGTDGNNDACVPVLPATKVIHVAKYGAYCDVGSTSCLLPGAQFVITTDPNVTSGAATFAMTPDTAGSTFTSGQLQIGPTYYLVETKAPDRFNLLATPVSFTVDSNGVVLDPNQAAANGTLIGLSADKLMITVTDTQTGDLPEAGGLGTGPNLGIGLFLVAGAILLYWRTSRNRPAQNLAARD, from the coding sequence GTGGACGGCCCGTACACCACGACCAACAAGGGGGTCTGGAACATCACCTCGCTTGCGAACGAGGATCTGACCTACAACACCATTCCCTTGGCCGACAATGTGGCCTGCATCCCGGTGGTCGCCAACCAGAAGTGGGTCGTTCAGAAGTCAGCCCCGGCGACCTACAACGCCGATGGCACGCCGGCGACGTGGGCTCCGGCCGGCACCACGGGCGCGAAGGTGCAGGTGGGGGCGGACGGAACGGCGACCATCTACTACAAGGTGACGGTCACCAATCAGGGCGACTACGCCACCAAGCACCCGGCGTTCCCGGACACCATGACCCTCCCCGGCGGGTTCACCGTCGCCAGTGTCAACGTGTTCGGTCCCAACAGCCTGACAACGCCTTTGCCGGGCGTCATAGTGAACACCTCCACAGGTCCGCCCGCGACAGCCAGCTTCAACTTCCCGCCCGGAACCACTGATCTGGTTCCTCCGAATGGCTCGGTCGATTACTACGTCGTTCTCAAGGCAAGCTCGGGCACCCTCACTGCCGCTCAGTGGGCCAAGGCAGGCACCTGTGATACGGCCGACGCGGGGAACGCCTCGGCAGGTGGTTTCTTCAACCAGGTTTCCATCACCGGTGATTCCGGCACCGATGGCAACAACGACGCGTGCGTCCCAGTCCTCCCGGCGACCAAGGTCATCCATGTCGCGAAGTACGGCGCCTATTGTGATGTCGGCTCCACCTCCTGCCTCCTTCCGGGCGCACAGTTCGTCATCACGACGGACCCGAACGTCACCAGTGGCGCGGCCACCTTCGCGATGACGCCCGACACCGCAGGCTCGACTTTCACGTCCGGCCAGTTGCAGATCGGCCCGACGTACTATCTCGTGGAAACCAAGGCTCCCGACAGATTCAACCTGCTGGCGACCCCAGTCAGCTTCACGGTCGACTCCAATGGCGTTGTGCTCGATCCGAATCAGGCCGCAGCCAACGGCACCCTGATCGGGTTGAGCGCCGACAAACTGATGATCACCGTGACCGATACCCAGACGGGTGACCTCCCGGAGGCCGGCGGTCTGGGCACGGGCCCGAACCTGGGCATCGGGCTGTTCCTCGTAGCCGGCGCGATCCTGCTCTACTGGCGTACCTCCCGCAACCGCCCGGCACAGAATTTGGCTGCTCGCGACTGA